The region ccagcagtcttgattccagcttgtgcttcatccagcccagcgtttctcatgatgtactctgcatataagttaaataagcagggtgataatatacagccttgacatactccttcttctatttggaacctgtctgttgttccatgtccagttctaactgttgcttcctgacctgcatacagatttctcaagaggcaggtcaggtgggctggtattcccatctctttcagaattttccacagtttgttgtaatccacacagtcaaaggttttgttgtagtcaataaagcaaaaataggtgttttctggaactctcttgctttttcaatgatccagcagatgttggcaatttgatctctggttcccctacctattctaaaaccggcttgaatatcttgaagttcatggttcacatattgttgaagcctggcttggagaattttgagcattattttgcaagcatataagatgagtgcaattgtgtggtagtttgagcattctttggcattgcctttctttgggattggaatgaaaactgaccttttccagtcctgtggctactgctgagttttccaaatttgttggcatattgagtgcagcactttcacagcatcatatgttaggatttgaaatagcttagctggaattccatcacctccactacctttgttcaaagtgatgcttcctaaggcccacttgatttcacattccaggatgtctgtctctaggtgagtgtgagtgatcacaccattgtgattatctgggtcatgaagatcttttttgtacggttcttctgtgtattcttgtcacctgttcttaatatcttctgcttctgttaggtccatacggtttctgtcctttattgtgcccatctttgcatgaaatattcccttggtatctctaattttcttgaagaaatctctaatattttccattctattgttttcccctatttctttgcgctgatcactgaggaaggctttcttctctccttgctattctttggaactctgcattcaagtgcgtatatctttccttttctcctttgcttctcttcatttcacagctatttttaagtcttcttatgactttttgcatttctttttcttggggatggtcttgatgcctgttTCCTGTTAATGTCATAtactccatctatagttcatcaggcactctgtctatcagatctaatcccttaaaactatttctcacttccactgtataattttaagggatttgatttaggttataactgaatggtctagcggttttccctactttcttcaatttaagtctaaatttggcaattaggacttcatgatctgagccacagtcagctcctggtcttgtttttgctgtttagagcttctccatttttggctgaaaagaatataatcaatctgatttcagtgttgaccatctggtgatgtccatgagtagagtcttctcttgtgttgttggaagagggtatttgctatgaccagttcgttctcttggcaaaactctattagcctttgccctgcttcactctgtactccaaggccaaatttgcctgttactccaggtgtttctcaactttctacttttgcattccagtctgctataatgaagaggacatcttttgggggtgttagttctagaaggtcttgtacatcttcatagaaccattcaatttcagcttcttcagcattattgatcagggcatatacttggattactgttatattgaatggtttgccttggaaatgaagagagatcattctgtcgtttttgagattgcatccaagtactgctttttggattgttctgttgactatgatggctactctgtttcttctaagggattcctgcccacagtagtagatataatggccgtctgagttaaattcaccctttccagtccattttagttcactgattcctagaatgttgatgttcactcttgccatctcctgtttgaccacttccaatttacttgattcatggacctaacattccaggttcctatgcaatattgttctttacagcatcagactttacttccatcaccatcacatccaaaactgggtgttgtttttgctttgactgtctcttcattctttctggagttatgtctctgctgatctccagtagcatatagggCACCTAcagatctggggagttcatctttcaatgtcctatctttttgccttttcgtactcttcatggggttctcaaggccagaataatgaggtggtttgccattcccttctccagtggaccacattttgtcaaaactctccaccatgacctgtctgtcttgggtggccctacatggcatggctcatagtttcattgagttagacaaagctgtggcccatgtgattagattggttagttttctgtgattgtggttttcagtctgtctgccctctgatgaagaaGGATAAAAGACTCttggaagcttcttgatgggagagactgactgagggggaaactgggtcttattctgatgggtggggctatgctctgtaaatctttaattcagctccctcacctccttccctACCCTCCCCGCCCCGTTCTTCTCTTCCCGTCTGAGGTGGCGGCCGGCTCCCCGCTCGCCAGCTCCGTGTAGTCTCTGCCTCCGCTTCCCTTTTCCCTCAGGCCCCGTCCAGCCTGAGCACTCACCCCCTGGTCCGCCTTCTCCTCGGGGCAGCCGCAGCCCCAGACCCCTAGAGTTCTGAGccttctctgggtctctgtccGCGCCCGGCCCCACCATGAATGAAGAGTACGACGTGATCGTGCTGGGCACTGGCCTGACGGAATGTATCCTGTCAGGTATAATGTCAGTGAATGGGAAGAAAGTTCTTCACATGGATAGAAACCCGTATTATGGAGGAGAGAGCGCATCTATAACACCGCTGGAAGATTTATGCAAAAGATTTAAGATACCAGGAGCTCCACCAgcatccatgggcagaggaagagactgGAATGTTGACTTAATCCCCAAGTTCCTTATGGCAAATGGTCAGCTGGTTAAGATGCTACTTTTTACGGAGGTCACTCGATATCTGGATTTCAAAGTGACTGAAGGGAGCTTTGTTTATAAGGGAGGAAAGATCTACAAGGTACCTTCCACTGAAGCAGAAGCCCTGGCATCTAGCCTAATGGGGCTGTTTGAAAAACGTCGATTCAGAAAATTCCTGGTATATGTCGCCAACTTTGATGAGAACGATCCTCAAACTTTTGAGGGCATTGATCCTAAGAAGACATCAATGCGAGAGGTGTATAAGAAATTTGACTTGGGCCAAGATGTTATAGATTTTACTGGTCATGCCCTGGCACTTTACAGAACTGATGAATATTTAGATCAGCCATGTTGTGAAACCATTAATAGGATTAAACTTTACAGCAAGTCTTTGGCAAGATACGGCAAAAGCCCATACCTTTATCCACTCTATGGCCTTGGAGAACTGCCACAGGGATTTGCACGGCTAAGTGCTATTTATGGAGGTACCTACATGCTGAATAAACCAATTGAAGAAATCATTATGCAGAATGGAAAGGTGATTGGTATAAAATCTGAAGGAGAGATTGCTCACTGTAAGCAGCTCATCTGTGCTCCCAGCTATGTGAAAGATCGAGTAGAAAAAGTGGGCCAGGTGATCAGAGTCATCTGTATCCTCAGCCACCCCATCAAAAACACCAACGACGCCAACTCCTGACAGATCATTATTCCACAGAACCAAGTCAACCGGAAGTCAGATATCTATGTCTGCATGATCTCCTCTGCACACAATGTGGCCGCACAAGGCAAGTACATTGCCATCGCCAGCACAACGGTGGAGACCAAGGAGCCTGAGAAGGAAATCAGACCAGCCCTGGAGCTCCTGGAACCAATTGAGCAGAAATTCGTTAGCATCAGTGACCTCCTTGTACCAAAAGACCTGGGAACAGAAAGCCAGATCTTTATATCCCGTACCTATGATGCGACAACTCACTTTGAGACGACCTGTGATGACATTAAGGACATCTATAAGAGGATGATGGGATCCGAGTTTGACTTTGAGGAAATGAAGTGCAAGAAAAATGACATCTATGGGGAAGACTAACAGCAGTACATGTTATCATCTAATTAGGACAAACTTAAAATTTGGCAAATGATGCATATTGTATGAAATCAGTATTGTAAGGCCTGCTTTTGTAATCAAAACTGAGAGACTGCAGAGCACTGTACCAGTAAATATTCCTCCCCTTTCTAATATCATGTATTAACTTGTTTTCATGGAGTGGCTCTTCCGAATTGGTGGGTTCCCACGTTCTGTTCAATTTAACCAATATTGGCTTGTGTTTCCTAGTGAAGGATCAGTTTTAAAACCTTGTGATACTGATACAGAGAACTTGATACAgtatttgtatcttttaatcAGTGTAGCCTTTGCAGTTATGAGCTTCCGCTGTTCAAGAGCTGGGTCAGTGCAGCTTGTGTGCCATCTTGTCCTCTTGATGGTGAGGAGGTTCAGAACTGAATGTCTGTAACTGGGGACAGCGTCCCTtactcctccccacccctttccGTTCACGTCATGTGTCAGGACAGTGCCCACCCAGCCCAGCCACAAGCTTGGTTTACATGGGCCTCCAGTTCTAACCAAACTCCAGACTTGGATAGTCTTTTGGAGGAAGCTTGTGTGCGGTGTTTTAACCTATTAAAACCGATGAGTGCAGAGGGGAAAGAAACCCATCATAAAGCAGGTAAACGTAGGAGCTTCTTCTGTATCCCAGATGTGGCTTCTTCAACTAACCAAGCTGCAGCACAGTATTGATTTGACAGAACCTCTGCTCCAGTGATGTCTCCAAATGATTTCTGTACTGCAAATAAAGCCAAACtctggaaaccaaaaaaaaaaaaaaatctttaattcaattttctatttatgggtggagctgtgttccctccctgttatttacctggggccaaactatgctGGAGGTGAAGAAGatgatggtgacctccttcaaaagatttCATGCATGTACTTCTACACTCAATGTCCCCagtcctgcagcaggccaccactcactcacgcctccactggagactcctggacactcacaggcaagtcagGGCCAGTCTcttgtgaggtcactgctcctttcttctgggtcctggtgcacgcaaggttttgtttgtgctctccaagagtctatttcccagtcctgtgtaagttctgcactcaatatgccaacaaatttggaaaactcagcagtggccacaggactggaaaaggtcagttttcattccaatcccaaagaaaggcaatgccaaagaatgctcaaactaccacacagttgcactcatctcacatgctagtaaagtaatgctcaaaattctgcaagccaggcttcagcaatacgtgaaccatgaagttcctgatgttcaagctggttttagaaaaggcagaggaaccagagatcaaattgtcaacatccactggatcatggaaaaagcaagagagttctagaaaaaacatctacttctgctttattgactatgctaaagcctttgactgtgtggatcacaagaaactgtggaaaattctgaaagagataggaatatcagaccacctgacctgcctcatgagaaatctgtatgcaagtcaggaagcaacagttagaactggacatggaacaacagactggttccaagtaggaaaaggagtacgtcaaggttgtatattgtcaccctgcttatttaacttatatgcagagtacatcatgagaaacactggactggaagaaacacaagctggaatcaagattgccgggagaaatatcaataacctcagatatgcagatgacaccacacttatggcagaaagtgaagaggaactcaaaagcctcttgatgaaagtgacagaggagagtgaaaaagttggcttaaagctcaacattcagaaaacaaagatcatggcatccggtcccatcacttcatgggaaatagatggggaaacagtggaaacagtgtcagacaattttggggggctccaaaatcactgcagatggtgactgcagccatgaaattaaaagacacttactccttggaagaaaagttatgaccaacctagatagcatattcaaaagcagagatattactttgctgactaagatccatctagtcaagtctatggttttccagtagtcatgtatggatgtgagagttggaatgtgaagaaggctgagcatcaaagaattgatgcttttgaactgagaagactcttgagagtcccttggactgcaaggagatccaaccagtccattctgaaggagatcagccctgggatttctttagaagttatgaagctaaagctgaaactccagtactttggccacctcatgtgaagagttgactcattggaaaagactctgatgctgggagggattgggggcagtaggagaaggggatgacagaggatgagatgactggatggcatcactgactcgatggacgtgagtctgagtgaactccgggagttggtgatggacagggaggcctatcatgctgcaattcatggggtcgcaaagagtcggacacaactgagcgactgaactgaactgaactgaactgtgtaagttctggcagctctatggtggggttaatggtgacctcctccaaaagggcttatgctatacccaggtctgctgcgcCAAGAGCCCCCatccctgtggcagtccactgctgacctgtacctccacacgagatgctcaaacacagttctatctcagtctctgtggggtccttAGAGCAACCAAAATTAAAGACGGAAAAtgccaagtgttggcaaggatgtcaAGCACTTTAACTATCAAGCACTGCTTTGTGgggtgtaaaatggtacagtcatttTGGAAAAGAGTGTTGCACCCTCCTAAAATGTTAAGCATCAATCTactatgtgacccagcaattacactccaaaGTTTTTACAAAGAagcaatgaaaacatatgtccatacaaagaactgtacatgaattttcatagcaaaggaaacaatccaaatgtccattaagAGGTAAATGGATAATCAAAAGCGGTATATCTGGATAATGGAATctttattcagcaataaaatatatacactatGAATACATGAAACAATGTGAATGAATATCAAAATCTTTCTGCTTGGCAAaggaagccaggcacaaaagagCGTGTACTCTATGATTCTATCTGTAGAAACCTTAGAGTTTTTACAGTGACAGAAAGCATATCAGTGATTATATAAGATAAAGGTGGAGGGAAATAACTATTACTTAGGAGATAAGGAAACTCTGGAGGTGATGGAGATATTTGGGATCTTGATTGTGGTAGTGGTTTCACCAATGTGTATTTTATCAAAATtcatcaaattgtacactttaaataggtGCAACTTACTGTACAtaaattattcaattatttataagcaaataaaataaatgtaaagaaagaTAATAACATCTTTAATCCTAATGCCTCAACTGTTACCTTTTGAccaaaagtgaaattgttagttactcagtggtgtcctactctttgtaaccccatagactgtagcccaccaggaccctctgtccaagggattctctgggcaagaatactggagtggatagccattcctttctccagaagaccttcccaacccaaggattgaagttgggtctcctgcattgcagtcagattctttaccaactagttGGAAACAAAATTTCCTCATGAATCTTCTCCCAAATATTCCTTAGACTCTCCCTGACTACTTACAGATACTCTATCTGCCTTCCATTTGAAAACTTGTATAAGGGGAAGAAGGTCTTCCATACACTTGAAACTATTCTATGGGCTTAGATCCCCTCTGATGTCCCTCTTTCTCGTTGGCATTTCCTGATTCTCTTCATCTTAGATATTGCTGTCCTTGGTGCTACTTATGCTTCTGGCTTGCACTTCTGGAGAATGACTCTTTACTATCCATGGGAAGCTACTTCAACCCTGTCTTTCACcctcaggaattttttttctctattaagtCAATAGAGAAAACCTGGCTTTTGTCACCACttaccagggtccagccctggttggatccagggtatccaaAGTGTGGACGGTGAGGCAAgggagatatatagatatagagagagataaggaaagaatttggagttaagagaatagaggagagaaaagaggctgatattccttggtttacgcagaaagccaataaagcctcagacaagagacttgctctgttcacgtagGCCTCAGGTGCCCTCTCAAATAGTGgaaggtgccccaccttgggcaccTT is a window of Ovis aries strain OAR_USU_Benz2616 breed Rambouillet chromosome 1, ARS-UI_Ramb_v3.0, whole genome shotgun sequence DNA encoding:
- the LOC101108789 gene encoding rab GDP dissociation inhibitor beta-like, which translates into the protein MNEEYDVIVLGTGLTECILSGIMSVNGKKVLHMDRNPYYGGESASITPLEDLCKRFKIPGAPPASMGRGRDWNVDLIPKFLMANGQLVKMLLFTEVTRYLDFKVTEGSFVYKGGKIYKVPSTEAEALASSLMGLFEKRRFRKFLVYVANFDENDPQTFEGIDPKKTSMREVYKKFDLGQDVIDFTGHALALYRTDEYLDQPCCETINRIKLYSKSLARYGKSPYLYPLYGLGELPQGFARLSAIYGGTYMLNKPIEEIIMQNGKVIGIKSEGEIAHCKQLICAPSYVKDRVEKVGQVIRVICILSHPIKNTNDANS